A stretch of DNA from Sander lucioperca isolate FBNREF2018 chromosome 8, SLUC_FBN_1.2, whole genome shotgun sequence:
CCAGTCTGTCCATCCATCACGCTGCAACACAATAGCTTGTCCCTGCGTGGGACAGGCCCCCTCTTCATTAGACTACCATGGAGAGGACAGAGCTCATGCAGGAATCTGATCCCCAGAGCAAATCAGCAAGCTCATTAGCACCACAGACACAGGTTCCAACAACTTCCTCTGCTTTTATTATATAATGGTCCTCAGTGGTAATGTGGTAACAACATAAATGCATAATAACTGTCGTTCCAGTGGGTTTGTGAGAGCTTCATCAATGCCCACGATGTTTTGTATAGAGCTTTttaaccattttctgacattttagagaccaaacaactaatcgattaatggagaaaataatcaacagatatTATCGACACTGAAAATAATCTTTAGATGCAGTCCTAGTTTAGAAATGACCAAATTAGCGTCTGGATCTCTCTGGAATGATCTTCTGGTCTTTCCAGAAAACTGAAGACTTTAAAGATCTTTCCACATCTTCCCCATGGACGTCCCAACCCACACACACGTGTCTGTCTGGGAAACTATCTTTGCTCACGGGGAGCTGAAGCatatttttctctctgtgtatcAGCATATGATCACATTTGGGTAAGAGGCTGTCGGAGGCCAGCTCTCCAGCTGGGGAAGCACACTTTTTAAAAAGACTGTTAAAGAAATAAAGTAACGCATGACAGTAAAACTTTAGAGAAGCAGCCACAATATGGGGGCAGGTGTGCCAAGATATGCAGCAGTAGCTTAATCTGACGCCCAAATCTCTGGACTTTAATCaaggatctctctctctctctctctctctctctctctctctctctctgttcatgtGTGAGAGCATGCATGgatggatgcatgcatgtgcaaCAGTTTGCCGATAACAGTGACAGAAAGAAGTTATAAGACTTCTCGAAAAACTTCTTGCGACTGTATCTCACGGCAAAGTTGGGAAAACTCCTTCAGACTGACAACCATAAATGACAGATGCAGAAAACTAACCATAACTACAACATGTTAGAGCCTGATCTCCATTCTGGAGTCACAGTTTGCACCAAAGGAACTTTTTATTCCACAATGGTCTGGAATCCCTGGTTTTAAGACTCCTAAATGTATCTACACGACTTTTATTGATCAATGATACAGATCATAGGGAGTTTATCagttttattataataattaatatggtttgaaacattttacagtttttttcttgatttttaaCCATCAACATTGCATGCATCTTAGTGTGCATTAGTCTCTGAATCcacttttttaatctttttgttGGTCTGCTGTTTTACAATCACTCAGCAGCACTTTGAATTAAATGTAGTTATGTTTAAAAGGTGCTATCAGcggtgtagtctatgtgatacgcagtatacccactaagaaagctccaggatttccatatacccacttgaaaatgcccaatgacacgcaacaacatactttccattatatttttgatatattttgaattgtcatctgtgtttttccaccgtaaattggtgcataaaagtgtatctacaggaaatgaagtcgttgatgctcaaaacttccctgggggaggacacccagaccccccactatgatatgccccccccccaaaatgcagattctggccaatacacagaacagtatacccactacaatacattagactacaccactgggtgCTATGTAAATAAAGCTCGATTGAAATGCCCTATTTGTCATTGCATGGTCCAAGGAGaatatttgacaatatttttttgttgtcacACCCAGGAGAGCTTTATGGACAAAATGATGCTTCCTAAATCTGCTGAATATACATTTGATAATTGGTCCCCAATAACTCACTCTCGGAGTCgctgatgccgctgtcgctgacGCTCGCgctgctcctcctcttcatgGTCTTGAGGTGTTCGTCGTACCGAAAGTGTCGCTTCTCCACCGGGGACGTGAAGTCCTCCATCACCGCGTCGAACTCGCACAGCACGTCGCTCAGATCCTCCTCGTTGGCCAGCTTCGCTGCAAGAAAAAAACGACGGAGAAAAAGGGACATTTAAGAGAGGCATTTTTGGATCGACTGTAACTTTTCTATGGTCCTAATTATGTGGCTATGTGGATCTACACTATAGTGAAAAGTATTGCGATATAAATTGgctaaaaaatgttgttttttttgtttgtttttttaacaaaatagttCCTATTGTAACAAAATATTCCTACATTAATGTTATTGGAGCAGTAGAGTCTCATAGGCTGCCAATTAAAACAACTCATGTTTGGGATGGCTATAAGATTATATGACTCGAGAAGTAGTAGTAGTGACAAGTATTGccatataataaaaaaacaaacataaaaatgcATAATAAAATATTTCCTACTGGAATATTGTAATTGAATATCCCTACAGGGATGTTAATGGAGTATGGAACGATAAATTAACAGCAATCAAGTCTTATTAGGCTACAAATATTCGATATTTTGAAAACAAACTCATATCTACCTTGAGGTTTCAGCTTTGGAGACTTCATTATTCCAGTAATCAGGTTGGAGATGATCCAAAAtctgttatttatatatataataatttactGTATGTCCGTCAGTGTAAAGTCCCGCTGGGTGCAAAATTCCTGCAGGTCTTGAACTAACCCTCCAGCCCGAGGACTGCCGCCTTTTATGAGCCCTACTCAGAGGGGGCGGGGCGACACAAGCAGAAGAGgggcgtgtgtgcgtgtgcgtgtgtgtgtgtgtgtgtgtgtgtctgagcctttaccgtgtgtgtgcgcgcacgcgcGTGTGCGCATCTGCACacgcgcgtgtgtgcgcgttCGTGTGTGTGCgcccgtgtttgtgtgtgtgggtgtgcgcgTGTGCCGCGTGTGTGCGCCCGTGTTTTTGTGCGCCCGTGttcttgtgcgtgtgtgccgcGTGTGTGCGCGTTCGTGTGTGCGCGcccgtgtttgtgtgcgtgGGTGTGCGCGTGTGCCGCGTGTGTGCGCCCGTGTTTTTGTACGTACGTGTGTGTTCGCACGTGCGTGTGCGTATTTgcccgtttgtgtgtgtgtgtgtgtgtgtgtgtggttgcgtgcgtgtgtgcgtgcacgcgcGCGGTGACCAATACAAGTTGTCCTGGTTGCAGTTACACTCCCCTGACGTCTCCCTCATAAAAGTATGTTTGTAAACAACTCGTGTGTCGCCTGCCAGGCAGAGCTGAGATATCCAGAGATATTAATAATCATGACCCAGTCAGTGCTTTTCATGTTGTATCACCAGGCAGATCATGCCAGGCCGAGACCAAACTGGGACTGCCAGACAGACACATCACCGTTTCTGCACTGttgattgttttttattgatatGTACTGTCAGTTATATAACTAAGCTAATTGAATGTTCTCTGTGTAGCTGTGGTGGAGTGTAAAACACAGTGCTCGTCCTAAATAACCATTTTAAGTTGCCAGTACAATCATTTTACTTCATATCAGAAGCAAACATTGTTCTTCTCTTATACTCTTAagcagcggtggaatgtaacagagtacatttactcaagtactgtacttaagtacaaatgttgaggtacttgtactttacttgactcTTTTTGAGTCTTTCTTTTTCATGccattttctacttctactccgctacatttcagagagaaatattgtactttttactccaattcattcatctgacagctttagttactttacaaattaagatttgttcacacaaaacacatgtggtttataaaatatgatgtttatttttttataatttaaactacccaacaatataacgtcctacaagtccagctgaaatgattagaccgtTAATCAGatatgtgaggatttttctgcattgggtacttttacttctaatactttaactacactgtcctgatgatacttacatacttttagttaaagtcccagtgtgtaacgtgtttagttgttcattctcaaaatctgtgttgcccgttcacaaacttgtcctttttcatgaatatttaccaccaccatcaattccaagtattcctattggcttgaaattttacatttacattcgCATGacctggggtagacgctccatattcatgctccattttgaaatacgttagcctgtaagggacatacaggacatactgctccgcctttttgcgttttctctgtcacatgataaactcacagctgctgctaatgctgctaatgggtatcatagcttcccggccccggcaagtttgaagaaggaaacatggaggaccacacgtattcaaaatccaaatttcaagaacaagagtcttcttcttcttcgcccagaaaaagaaaaaggatattgaaaagagcaagagaccggctttttgaagcgtgaaggctaccgtagctgtaatacgtactttgaactgcgtggcgcgagagagctgattgcgatatatgatctcaacgctagatgggagaaattcccacacattggacctttaagtaacattttcaatgcaggacttttacttgtagcagagtattttttacagtgtgggattagtacttttactaaagtaaaggatTTGAATACTTTTTCCATCGCTGTTTATATCAAAAGCATCTTCTCTAATAGGCTAATCTCTGAGTAAAAGAACAGCAACATGTGCTCATCAGCCAAAAGTTAAaagcaggggcggagccagacgttGTAAACATCAGGAGGATGCTCCcccggggaggggggggggtgggttCTTTCCCATTCACAGCAGCTATATGAACATTTTTAAAGCCATTTGAGATAGTAGAATGCCTAAAAATctgtaaatgttttcagaaaaccATGACAGCTGCCAAGGAAAAACAATCACCCTGGAGATCCTGCATCCTTTTTATATCTAATcgttctccaactgtcttcatcattctgaaaccagaacacaactgTTGCCACCTGAAGAGAGGCAAACATTATCTGATGTTACTATTTTTAAGGTACATACTGTAACATAAGTGGGGTAGGAATTTGGCGTAAAGAGTATTACTAATCTTGAACCCTATTTTTGTTACACTATGCTGGAGTAGAGTTCAGTTCACACAACACAATGAATGTTTAGCTGACAAATCAGCTGAATCCATCCCATGATAATCTGGGCTGCTTTAATAGTAAATCAAGGATCCCCAAAAGAACGCcatattagatttttttaatagCATAATAGCAATGTAGAACAGGTGAGAGAATTTTGAAACCCTAAAGAACCTGATCGTTTGCAAAGGCGAAGTTAGAGCGACATCTGGTGGTGATCTGTCACAATTGCATCTGGTTTTCAGCCTTTGAATTGCTTTGTTCAGTGGTGGAGCGGAGTGATTTTTATTTGGGAAAAATGCTCGGAAAAACAAATAGTTTAATAGACAAAACAATCTCAACTCATTCACTTGTTCCGGAGCTTTCGACCGTATCAAACAATATAGTGGTAAGGTCTGAAACAAGTTGATACGTGGACCTGGAGTTGAGATTGCTTTGCAAAATATCATGATGAACTGTCAGTTTTCATGTGCTGTTTTGGCTTAAAGACAGCTCTTAAACTATCCTGAAGCAAACATTTACAGCATGCCCTTTCCTCTTCAGACAGgcctaaatacacacacacatgctcaggagtGGGCTGACAACTGCTGAACAGGCACCCTCagcagttgggggggggggtttggtgacttgctcaagagcaccttggcagtgcccaggaggtgaacttgcatctctccagctaccagtccacactccgtacttcaGTCCGtttggggacttgaaccagcgacccctCCTGTTCCCAATTCAACttcctacagactgagctattGCCACGCTAAAGAAGGTGTGCACTGTCCCTGTCAAGTCAAGCAATGCGTACAAAaaatagttactttgcagattcagattattattacaaaatgtaaatcAACTAATACATTCTGATGTATTGTTATAGGTTAAGCTACCCACGAGTATACAAAGTTAGaatgagctccacctttaccagctgcaacattaaacagatgaacacattaatgcatcacttTAATTCAGTGATATGTACAGTTCTTCTTAAtcgtttttttcttcaaataatGTACCACCTTTGAACTATTTTTCATCCAAGTATCCCCTGACCTGCACAAAACAATTTTCGGTAGAAATCAAAAGCCTCACTATATAAAGAGGCACAATACAGCGCCATCAGTGTCTGATTTACTCAACAACAAtattgtaacaaaaaaaaaaacacttaattgctacattgtaaatgtttagaatcACTAAATGTAGTAatattattttaggaattatgcatgatgttttttttaaatcaaataatctcacataccccctgcagtactccataGTACCCTCAGGGGTTTGTGTACCCCTATTTGAGAAACACtaatataatacagtatatatgattCTGAAACAGGCCATTCTGCATGATGAGTACTTTTGTTTTCAGTtcttttaagtatattttgatgttaatacttttgtacttggATTACAGTAAGATTTTGAATGTggaagtatttttacattatagtgttgctacttttactaaagtaaaagatctgaatactccttccaccactgattttgCCTTACTGTAGTTGTACTTCCCCCCCTCTAGACCACCATATATTATTTTGTAGCATAttatttgtcttttgtttagATATATTGGCTTGGTGTGACTTGATTCTCAGCTGTGAAATGACAGTAGGCCTGATCCCAAAGCCCCCGACACCATCTTATTAACCTGTACTGCGACTGTTAATATTGTATCAAGATCTCCatccatttaatttttttgtgtgcCATTGCTTATTACTGCTTTGGAGGAAGATGGCTCTAATCTGTTCTGCTTGGCTGCGTTTTGTTGCTTGCGTGGCTTCCCGTATTGAATGTGGATACTGTTGAAGTGTGTAACTGTACTAATgtcatgctgcttcctgtcactCTGCATGGCTTCTTGagaaagtttcttttttttaagattattttttggggcttttccccctttatttgatagtgacagtggataagACAGAAAAGGTTgtagagagatgggggatgacacgcagcaaagggctgcaggtcggactcgaacccgggccgctgcaaaggactcagccgacatgggggcgcacgctcttactgggtgagctaaagGTTGCCCCAGAAAGCTTATTTTTTGCTCTAGCCGCTTTATGGTGTCTTATTGTCTCCTGTCTGTACATTTTAACCTGTACCAATGTCTTATCACACTGACGTGAAGATATTTAGTCATAGCCCGATCTTCTGCAAAGGCGACATCTGGTGGTTTGCTGTCACAAATGCATCTGATGTTTTCAGCCTTTGAATTAGTCAtacccagtggtggaagaagtactcaggtcctttttacttaagtaaaagtactaataccatagcctggtcctaccagactctggtacatttcatttgtacagagtctggccactctccattgacaagtgttaacttccttgaaggtgggtactctgtctttataaatgaaataattgaaatgaaatgaaatatccCCCTTTAAGACCACCATATAGTATTTTGTAGCGTATCGGCTTGGTGTAACTTATTCTCAGACGTGAATCGACAGTACTCCCAGACAGCCAGTCGTCCAATGCAGCTACCTGGGAGTGAATTGGTCTTCCCAGATCAGCAGCACGCAGGGCAGCCATGCTGAGACTTTCACACCTCCGGTGCCCAGTTTCACATGATCAGCATATGGATAAACACGGCATGTGTTTGCAGCTGCACGTGTCTGTTGACTCAGGAGGCCCCAAGGTGCTGCTTAACGAGGGGCCTCGGCCTCAGCAGAGGTGCTAAAAGTGACACCTTCGAGACACCATGAGAAGATATCAGTCAGTGCGTTCACATGCACGGCAGTAACCGGGGTATGGTCTTATAGTGCCatttccatttgtactcggaagtcagattttccgaggtcaaagtcggaaacacacCCCCTGTCCTCGGAAGCTTCCGAGCTCGGAACTTGGTGTCAGTCAGTCTGTGGATTCCATTTACCTCAGAACTCGGAAGccgaagctgggaatgacgtcacacccgagttgaatgcgttccatttataactcggattttcattgttttcattagctctagccaggtcagccattgttagcaatggctgtttataacaacgcattacgttGTTTTTGTGCATATAAACAGCGTAACATGTCCACAGAGAGAAGATGGACAGCgctgtgtgtacgactgatttagtgagacacaaatgacACAGAAGTGCtcataactgtatgttactacagctttcacaactgttgatgcatggagcagccatgttggattttgagctcgGGGTAGGCTACCCGTGGATgcccgagttccgagctcggaaatccAAGGTCGGGGGGGaagtttccgactttgacctcggatcctggaagccgaagctgggaatgacgtcacacccgggTTGAATgcattccatttacaagtcggattttcattgttttcattagctctagccaggttagccgttgttagcaatgccagtttattttacgactgatttagtgagacacaaatgacACAGAAGTGCATATAACcatatgttactacagctttcacaactgtttatgcatggagcagccatgttggattttgagctcaGGTTACAACAACAatgaaacaatgaaaatccgacttgtaaatggaatgcattcaactcgggtgtgacgtcattcccagctttgCCTTcggagttccgaggtaaatggaacgcactattacTCTGGTTAAGTGAATAACTGGGTTATGCCAGTTCTCTCCTTATACATGAACGGGGAAGATTGGGAAGAATGACAGAAGTAACTCTACCTCCAGTACCAAGGGCATAGGTTTTGTTTCACCATTGGGTGGGACTCATTGGGACACATTGGTACCACGGaaaattttgagcatcaaacacttaatttcctgcattttcGCGAATTGTTATGCAACAATttgtggtgcaaatgtctttatgtaaaggaaattattattctCTTGTATTGTTCAAAAATGTCTGCGtattcaaaacatcacacgTGTTTCTGGGATGTTATTTGGGAATCATGTACAGCTCAACAACACATCTATTAGAGAATGAGCCAGAAGCTCCAAAGTTTCTACATAAAATCTACATAAAAGACATGAAATCACATGAAATCACATCTTTAATTTCTCCTGCTGTGTTCTTAAACCTCctaaatgtagcacaagtaaACACAGTTCTTGTTTTCTGTACACGTTTTAAACCCCCTGAATGGATATTTAtttacctcttttggggagtgggttgtctttcgTATTTTTTGAGaggggacaaatctacctcttctaaatagTGGGGGGGGGATAAATCCTCTGCATCCCCCCCGAAATCTACGCCTTTGtccggtacagtaggtggcgctctTTCAACACACAACAGGGTTTTTCTTCCAGTTGACCAATGTCAAAATTACACAGGCCGGCtactaaattagtaaaatttAACAACCTAATGTTTGATTCACACTCATGTCACAGCATAGGAAAGCACAGTGCTCTCGCCAGATGACTGACAACTTTGTTTGGCTCGTTATCTTTAACCAGTGTAGCCCGGTGTAGCCCAGTGccgggtggaattagcaagctaacgttagctaactgatGTTAACGTTTGCCAGTTCTCACACTCATACTTTGGATACCGAGACAAACAGAATcaaaaatgaattcatgtacCCATACGTCACTGAGCTGGACACTGAAAAAGTAAGAAtggtaattatttttattaaaaaataaattacatctGTACTTACATATTTACATTCATTTATAATCATTTCTGATGTCATATATCAGCTTAAAAATGCAACTAGTATTTCAAAAACATACAACTGTTCACAAAAGGGTTAAGATTACTCATGCGTACTGCACTTACCACTGAGTTTTATAACTCATTTAACTGGGCATATATTTGTATAATAAAAGACCTTTGCACATAGGATTTTGACATGACTAAGAAATAAATGTATGTTTGCGTTTGCCTGCACACAAGGGCTCTGATTTATAGGGATGTAACGAAGCATCGTGAATCGGTTAAATCGTTATAAATGTGTTAAGATTACAaccggttgagataaaaaaaattaatggaGTTTAAACGGCCGTAATctacttttgatttcacttATTTGACTTCAGATGTCACTACGCCTTCTTAGTTCatttatttgaagagatttcttttctttttaggtcgttattttgatttttaaatgtaattattattattttatttaatttttgttaTTTACAGTAACATCAAATACAGTTGTAGTGTCACTTTTAATAAGAGGACACGTCACACTACATGTCATGTACACCTGTCATGATTTcgtataggtgtgtgtgtctgtgtgtgtatgtgtgtgtgtgtgtgtgtgtgtgtgtgtgtgtgtgtcactcaaAGTCACAGCCCAGTAGTTCTATTCTCATAGTGATGGAGTTCATCCAGCTTATTGGGATGATTCGGATGAAGCGGGAGAAAATAGGAGGGTAGATGTAGTTTTTCACATGGTCGTTGTTATTGGTATTTCCCAAAAAAGT
This window harbors:
- the rgcc gene encoding regulator of cell cycle RGCC, whose product is MKSPKLKPQAKLANEEDLSDVLCEFDAVMEDFTSPVEKRHFRYDEHLKTMKRRSSASVSDSGISDSESAESLNRNSFSFSDERLNSPTVLSPATNSPPLMSPKPKLGDTKELEDFIADLDRTLEGM